One genomic segment of Alosa sapidissima isolate fAloSap1 chromosome 13, fAloSap1.pri, whole genome shotgun sequence includes these proteins:
- the myorg gene encoding myogenesis-regulating glycosidase encodes MYQVVPGGAGGTITDATPIKKSISKDTRPVVAAGVLGVMLVIAAVTAWCYYIASLPKPDLLRTEMLELNKDGFIIRNQAGSMVFKMAFRSGALDLDSCYKDGQILKCVRSNNGRINFFIQTVFVKTVSCYRLRWEELESDRPVEHAMSYNGSHWYGGAETAIQHWPITISGQQEPKPFVTGDVYSNRNEFGSILERYWLSSNATAIKINDSVPFHLGWNDTEKTLYFQARYQDSPYRPNLGQLPYAELSYRVCVGLDIGSIHKYMVRRYFNKPYKVPSKVVFRHPIWSTWALHKTEINQHKLLEYAANIRKYGFNCSHLELDDRYTERYGNFDFDQEKFPNASGMFQQLKADGFLVSLWTHPFVNYDSENFGTVVEKGLLVMEPTGNLPALVRWWNGIGGILDFTNPEARNWYSSHLRSLRSKYGITSFKLDAGETSYLPWQFRTRAHLQDPSTFTRRYTEMAIPYNERAELRSGYQSQNISCFFRIIDRDSVWGYELGLKSLIPSVLTISILGYQFILPDMIGGNAYPNRTLGGLALPDRELYIRWLELSAFMPAMQFSIPPWEYDDEVVQIAQRFTKLHETLVAPRVLELASEVLATGDPIIRPLWWIASTDETAYKIDSQFLIGDDLMVAPVLEPGKQERDIYLPAGHWISYKGERYDLKEALHLTDYPVDLDELAYFEWIAKA; translated from the exons ATGTACCAAGTAGTGCCTGGGGGTGCTGGGGGCACCATTACCGATGCCACCCCAATCAAGAAATCAATCAGCAAGGACACGCGGCCAGTGGTGGCGGCTGGCGTCCTGGGTGTGATGCTGGTCATCGCCGCGGTAACGGCATGGTGCTATTACATCGCCTCGCTGCCCAAGCCTGACCTGCTGAGGACAGAGATGCTGGAGCTCAACAAGGACGGCTTCATCATACGCAACCAAGCAGGATCCATGGTCTTCAAGATGGCCTTCAG GTCAGGTGCATTGGATCTGGACTCATGCTACAAAGATGGTCAAATTCTAAAGTGTGTGCGTTCAAATAATGGGAGAATCAACTTTTTCATCCAGACCGTCTTCGTTAAGACAGTGTCATGCTACCGACTGAGGTGGGAGGAACTGGAGTCGGACCGCCCAGTGGAGCATGCCATGTCTTACAACGGGTCTCATTGGTACGGCGGAGCTGAGACCGCCATCCAGCACTGGCCCATCACCATCTCAGGCCAGCAAGAGCCCAAGCCTTTCGTGACCGGTGATGTTTACTCCAACCGTAACGAGTTTGGCAGCATCCTAGAACGCTACTGGCTCTCGTCCAATGCAACTGCCATCAAGATCAACGACTCAGTGCCCTTTCATCTTGGCTGGAATGACACAGAGAAGACCCTTTACTTCCAGGCACGGTACCAGGACAGCCCATACAGACCTAACCTCGGACAACTGCCCTACGCTGAGCTCAGttaccgtgtgtgtgtagggctcgACATTGGCTCCATCCATAAGTACATGGTGCGCCGGTATTTTAACAAACCCTACAAAGTTCCCTCCAAAGTCGTGTTCCGACATCCGATTTGGTCTACGTGGGCCTTACACAAGACAGAAATCAATCAGCACAAATTGCTTGAGTATGCAGCCAACATACGAAAGTACGGATTTAATTGTAGCCATTTAGAGCTAGATGATCGGTACACTGAACGGTATGGTAACTTTGATTTTGACCAGGAAAAGTTCCCAAATGCCTCTGGCATGTTTCAGCAGCTTAAGGCTGATGGCTTCCTTGTGTCTCTTTGGACACATCCATTTGTCAACTATGACTCTGAAAACTTTGGGACAGTAGTGGAGAAGGGCTTGCTAGTTATGGAGCCCACTGGAAATCTCCCAGCACTAGTTCGCTGGTGGAACGGAATCGGGGGGATCCTAGACTTTACGAACCCTGAAGCACGGAACTGGTACTCCTCACATCTCCGAAGCCTACGTTCCAAGTATGGTATCACGTCCTTTAAACTTGACGCTGGTGAGACCAGCTACTTGCCCTGGCAGTTCCGGACACGTGCCCACCTGCAAGACCCCAGCACCTTCACACGACGCTACACAGAGATGGCCATCCCCTACAACGAGCGAGCTGAACTGCGCTCAGGGTACCAGTCACAGAACATCTCCTGCTTCTTCCGAATCATTGACCGAGACTCAGTATGGGGCTATGAGCTTGGCCTCAAGTCCCTCATCCCTTCTGTCCTCACCATCAGTATCCTGGGCTACCAATTCATCCTGCCAGACATGATTGGGGGAAATGCCTACCCTAACCGCACACTCGGCGGCCTGGCCCTCCCAGACCGTGAGCTGTATATCCGTTGGCTGGAGCTCTCGGCCTTCATGCCTGCCATGCAGTTCTCAATCCCACCCTGGGAGTATGATGATGAGGTCGTCCAGATAGCCCAGCGTTTCACCAAACTCCACGAGACTCTAGTTGCGCCCCGGGTGCTGGAGTTGGCCAGTGAGGTGTTGGCCACAGGTGACCCCATCATACGTCCCCTGTGGTGGATTGCCAGCACGGATGAGACGGCCTACAAGATTGACTCGCAGTTCCTCATCGGAGACGATCTGATGGTGGCCCCAGTGCTGGAGCCAGGAAAGCAGGAGAGGGATATCTATCTGCCTGCGGGTCACTGGATTAGCTACAAAGGAGAACGCTATGACCTCAAGGAGGCCCTGCATCTCACTGACTATCCAGTGGACCTAGATGAGCTTGCCTATTTTGAATGGATCGCAAAAGCTTAG
- the LOC121680248 gene encoding uncharacterized protein LOC121680248 isoform X1 yields MSPQLHLSTYSEEFSPSGRWRAAQPCRPRPSSAHRRNNPHPRPDFLFPWKPQTGRGPRPPQQVTAPLTLMTPVAPVAHGAPLFPPVRHMSTQCPAEDMPAHIQARQKAADKEVLQKVALHTPKVCVLPPADWLSKVQSTDAPFREKQPTSSPQRKQGKFAGADAQRRGQVVMDPHIISSLQTVRPPAHYSRSNSKTSSDSSGGHSCFHVVKPFKASFYIIHPEFVSEYQR; encoded by the exons ATGAGCCCTCAGCTCCATCTCAGCACGTACTCGGAGGAGTTCAGCCCCTCCGGCCGCTGGAGAGCCGCTCAGCCCTGCCGACCCAGACCCTCCTCCGCTCACCGCCGGAACAATCCGCACCCACGACCG GACTTCCTGTTCCCCTGGAAACCACAGACAGGCCGCGGGCCGCGACCTCCCCAGCAGGTGACAGCCCCACTGACCCTGATGACTCCAGTGGCACCGGTGGCACATGGGGCGCCTCTGTTCCCCCCTGTCAGACACATGTCAACGCAGTGCCCAG CAGAGGACATGCCTGCACACATACAGGCCAGGCAGAAGGCAGCAGATAAAGAGGTGCTGCAGAAAGTGGCCTTGCACACCcctaaagtgtgtgtgctgcccCCTGCTGACTGGCTGAGTAAAGTACAATCCACAGACGCCCCTTTCAGGGAGAAACAACCAACAAGTTCCCCTCAGAGGAAGCAGGG aaaattTGCAGGAGCTGATGCCCAAAGACGAGGGCAGGTGGTAATGGACCCCCACATCATCTCCTCACTACAGACCGTCCGACCCCCTGCCCACTACAGCCGGTCCAACTCCAAGACTTCCTCAGACTCCAG TGGAGGACACAGCTGTTTTCATGTGGTCAAACCATTCAAGGCCAGCTTCTACATCATTCACCCAGAGTTTGTGTCGGAGTATCAGCGTTGA
- the LOC121680248 gene encoding uncharacterized protein LOC121680248 isoform X2, translating to MSPQLHLSTYSEEFSPSGRWRAAQPCRPRPSSAHRRNNPHPRPDFLFPWKPQTGRGPRPPQQVTAPLTLMTPVAPVAHGAPLFPPVRHMSTQCPEDMPAHIQARQKAADKEVLQKVALHTPKVCVLPPADWLSKVQSTDAPFREKQPTSSPQRKQGKFAGADAQRRGQVVMDPHIISSLQTVRPPAHYSRSNSKTSSDSSGGHSCFHVVKPFKASFYIIHPEFVSEYQR from the exons ATGAGCCCTCAGCTCCATCTCAGCACGTACTCGGAGGAGTTCAGCCCCTCCGGCCGCTGGAGAGCCGCTCAGCCCTGCCGACCCAGACCCTCCTCCGCTCACCGCCGGAACAATCCGCACCCACGACCG GACTTCCTGTTCCCCTGGAAACCACAGACAGGCCGCGGGCCGCGACCTCCCCAGCAGGTGACAGCCCCACTGACCCTGATGACTCCAGTGGCACCGGTGGCACATGGGGCGCCTCTGTTCCCCCCTGTCAGACACATGTCAACGCAGTGCCCAG AGGACATGCCTGCACACATACAGGCCAGGCAGAAGGCAGCAGATAAAGAGGTGCTGCAGAAAGTGGCCTTGCACACCcctaaagtgtgtgtgctgcccCCTGCTGACTGGCTGAGTAAAGTACAATCCACAGACGCCCCTTTCAGGGAGAAACAACCAACAAGTTCCCCTCAGAGGAAGCAGGG aaaattTGCAGGAGCTGATGCCCAAAGACGAGGGCAGGTGGTAATGGACCCCCACATCATCTCCTCACTACAGACCGTCCGACCCCCTGCCCACTACAGCCGGTCCAACTCCAAGACTTCCTCAGACTCCAG TGGAGGACACAGCTGTTTTCATGTGGTCAAACCATTCAAGGCCAGCTTCTACATCATTCACCCAGAGTTTGTGTCGGAGTATCAGCGTTGA
- the zgc:109965 gene encoding nicalin-1 produces MWLSSVGVTALFLLLTAQHLHASALSTVSSYEFTGFRMQQYLLQQDRHGCRGAIVVAEARSSDYPGLTRRCVIMKLPDFTLDRYEDAQRQNAAAVLILLPSNLSAVPPEVIQSFMETETEVLQRDSLMPLYVAPEDEQLLYMYEEVRLDAATRASSIMVRVLRSMVTATAFQILVSNTNPLKPVTDSSIITLEGVLPGIGEDPQTIVITAHYDSFGLAPWLSYGADSNGSGVAILLELARLFQKLYRDPRSKAPYHLLFSLTGGGKYNFLGTKRWLEENMDHAESSLLHDNVAFVLCLDSLANGDELYLHVSRPPRPGTPQHEFIYQLEQVIASRFPWVKFDMIHKKINLGDPMMAWEHERYAMRRVPGFTLSHLEDPKSERRGSILDTMSQVDMRRLKRNAVIIAESLARFMYNLSDKGSPKEIQLFRGQLEVQDSRLSALMSFLTSAPRASQLMDKEPAQSLMISTLEQELKQHLLQVYRHTFKQDRRDPDITFYDQMNQPMTMYRVKPAAFDLFLGGCIAAYLGIIYFAIQNFGHIYSKLKMAVKLKYQ; encoded by the exons atgtGGCTGAGCAGTGTTGGCGTGACTGCGCTGTTTCTCCTGCTGACTGCGCAGCACCTGCATGCGTCTGCGCTGTCTACCGTCTCCTCCTATGAGTTCACTGGATTCAGGATGCAGCAATATCTGCTGCAGCAGGACAGACATG GTTGCCGTGGAGCCATCGTGGTGGCGGAGGCGCGCTCATCCGACTACCCTGGCCTGACGCGCCGCTGCGTGATCATGAAGCTACCGGACTTCACACTGGACCGCTACGAGGATGCTCAGAGGCAGAACGCTGCTGCCGTGCTCATCCTGCTGCCCAGTAACCTCTCCGCAGTGCCACCGGAGGTGATACAG AGCTTCATGGAGACTGAGACGGAGGTGCTGCAGAGGGACTCCCTGATGCCTCTTTACGTGGCGCCCGAGGATGAGCAGCTGCTCTACATGTACGAGGAGGTGAGGCTGGACGCAGCCACCCGGGCCTCCTCCATCATGGTccgag TACTGCGGAGCATGGTGACTGCCACCGCATTTCAGATTTTAGTGAGCAACACCAACCCGCTCAAGCCGGTCACTGATAGCAGCATCATCACACTGGAG GGAGTTTTGCCTGGAATTGGAGAGGACCCTCAGACTATTGTTATCACTGCCCATTACGACTCCTTTGGGCTAGCTCCG TGGCTGTCATATGGTGCCGACTCTAACGGCAGCGGCGTGGCCATTCTGCTGGAGCTGGCCCGTCTGTTCCAGAAACTGTACCGTGACCCCCGCAGCAAAGCACC GTACCATCTCCTGTTTTCATTGACTGGAGGGGGGAAATATAACTTCCTGGGCACCAAACGCTGGCTGGAAGAAAACATGGATCATGCAG AGTCCAGCCTCCTTCATGACAATGTGGCATTTGTACTGTGCTTGGACTCTCTGGCCAATGGGGACGAGCTTTACCTGCACGTGTCCCGCCCACCCAGGCCTGGCACCCCTCAACACGAGTTCATCTATCAGCTGGAGCAG GTGATCGCGTCCAGGTTCCCCTGGGTGAAGTTCGACATGATCCATAAGAAGATCAACTTGGGGGACCCCATGATGGCTTGGGAGCATGAGCGCTACGCCATGCGCCGCGTCCCAGGGTTCACCCTGTCCCACCTAGAGGACCCCAAATCAGAGCGCAGGGGCTCCATCCTGGACACAAT GTCTCAAGTGGACATGAGGAGACTCAAGCGGAACGCTGTCATCATTGCCGAGTCACTGGCCAggttcatgtacaatctgtctGACAAG GGTTCACCAAAGGAGATCCAGCTCTTCAGGGGCCAATTG GAAGTGCAGGACAGCCGTTTATCGGCACTGATGTCCTTCCTGACCTCTGCCCCTCGAGCCAGCCAGCTGATGGACAAGGAGCCGGCCCAGAGCCTCATGATCTCCACCCTGGAGCAGGAGCTCAAGCAACACCTGCTTCAGGTCTACAGACACACCTTCAAACAGGACCGCAg GGACCCTGATATAACCTTCTATGATCAAATGAATCAACCTATGACGATGTACAG GGTGAAGCCTGCTGCGTTTGATCTGTTCCTGGGAGGCTGTATTGCAGCCTATTTGGGCATAATCTACTTTGCCATTCAG AATTTCGGGCACATCTACAGCAAACTGAAGATGGCAGTGAAATTGAAATACCAGTGA